A window of Halomonas sp. H10-9-1 contains these coding sequences:
- a CDS encoding ammonium transporter, which produces MSELTELSYALDTFYFLICGVLVMWMAAGFAMLEAGLVRAKNTAEILTKNIALFAIACTLYLLVGYSIMYSSPGGGILPNLGVLLGGENGVDAVLAGGDDAPYYSMRADYFFQVVFVATAMSIVSGAVAERMKLWAFLAFAVVMTGLIYPVSGYWTWGGGWLSAAGFSDYAGSGIVHMAGAAAALAGVLVLGPRKGKYGRDGSIYAIPGANLPLATLGTFILWMGWFGFNGGSELKISDIASANNVAQVLTNTNAAAAGGVIAALIVAKLWFRKADLTMTLNGALAGLVAITADPLSPSAPGAALIGAVGGAIVVAAIVALDKLKIDDPVGAISVHGVVGIWGLLAVPLTNGDATFGAQLLGIVGIFAWVFLASLIVWGILKAVMGIRVSEEEEYEGVDLTECGMEAYPEFSVAKK; this is translated from the coding sequence ATGAGTGAACTGACCGAACTGAGCTATGCGCTCGATACCTTCTACTTCCTGATCTGCGGCGTGCTGGTGATGTGGATGGCCGCCGGCTTCGCCATGCTCGAGGCCGGCCTGGTGCGCGCCAAGAACACCGCCGAGATCCTCACCAAGAACATCGCCCTGTTCGCCATCGCCTGCACCCTGTACCTGCTGGTGGGCTACTCCATCATGTACTCGAGCCCGGGCGGCGGCATCCTGCCCAACCTGGGCGTGCTGCTGGGCGGCGAGAACGGCGTGGACGCCGTGCTGGCCGGCGGCGACGACGCGCCGTACTACTCCATGCGTGCCGACTACTTCTTCCAGGTGGTGTTCGTGGCCACCGCCATGTCCATCGTATCCGGGGCCGTGGCCGAGCGCATGAAGCTGTGGGCCTTCCTGGCCTTCGCCGTGGTGATGACCGGCCTGATCTACCCGGTCTCGGGTTATTGGACCTGGGGTGGTGGCTGGCTCTCCGCGGCCGGCTTCTCCGACTACGCCGGTTCCGGCATCGTGCACATGGCCGGTGCGGCTGCGGCGCTGGCCGGCGTGCTGGTGCTCGGCCCGCGCAAGGGCAAGTACGGCAGGGACGGCAGCATCTATGCCATCCCCGGCGCCAACCTGCCACTGGCCACCCTGGGCACCTTCATCCTGTGGATGGGCTGGTTCGGGTTCAATGGCGGTTCCGAGCTCAAGATCTCCGATATCGCCTCCGCCAACAACGTCGCCCAGGTGCTGACCAACACCAATGCCGCGGCGGCAGGCGGGGTGATCGCCGCCCTGATCGTTGCCAAGCTGTGGTTCCGCAAGGCCGATCTGACCATGACCCTCAACGGCGCCCTGGCCGGCCTGGTGGCGATCACCGCCGACCCGCTGTCCCCCTCCGCCCCGGGCGCCGCCCTGATCGGCGCCGTGGGCGGGGCCATCGTGGTAGCCGCCATCGTTGCCCTGGACAAGCTGAAGATCGATGACCCGGTGGGTGCCATCTCGGTACACGGTGTGGTCGGCATCTGGGGGCTGCTGGCGGTGCCGCTGACCAACGGCGACGCCACCTTCGGCGCCCAGCTGCTCGGCATCGTCGGCATCTTCGCCTGGGTCTTCCTGGCCAGCCTGATCGTCTGGGGCATCCTCAAGGCGGTGATGGGCATCCGTGTCAGCGAGGAGGAAGAGTACGAGGGGGTCGACCTGACCGAATGCGGCATGGAGGCCTACCCCGAGTTCAGCGTCGCCAAGAAATGA
- a CDS encoding P-II family nitrogen regulator — translation MKLITAIIKPFKLDDVREALAGNGVQGITVTEVKGFGRQKGHTELYRGAEYVVDFLPKVKIEIAVDDSRLESALDAICAAAGSGKIGDGKVFVTALEDVIRIRTGERGADAV, via the coding sequence ATGAAACTGATCACCGCCATCATCAAGCCCTTCAAGCTCGACGACGTCCGCGAGGCCCTCGCCGGCAACGGCGTCCAGGGCATTACCGTCACCGAGGTCAAGGGCTTCGGTCGCCAGAAGGGCCATACCGAGCTCTATCGCGGTGCCGAGTACGTCGTCGACTTCCTGCCCAAGGTCAAGATCGAGATCGCCGTGGACGATAGTCGCCTGGAGAGTGCACTCGACGCCATCTGCGCCGCCGCCGGCAGCGGCAAGATCGGAGACGGCAAGGTCTTCGTCACGGCCCTCGAGGACGTGATCCGTATCCGCACCGGCGAGCGCGGCGCCGATGCCGTCTGA
- a CDS encoding ferredoxin--NADP reductase translates to MSKFALEEVLSVHHWNDTLFSFRTTRERSLRFKNGQFVMIGLEVNGKPLMRAYSIASPNYEDHLEFFSIKVPDGPLTSRLQHLQVGDQIMVSRKPTGTLVTDDLLPGRNLYLLSTGTGLAPFMSLTQDPEVYERFEKVVLVHGVRNVSELAYADFIQQELPAHEYLGEEIAEKLIYYPTVTREEFHTMGRLTDHIRSGKLAEDTGLPALDPKQDRAMICGSPAMLESTSELLDELGFKISPRMGEPGDYVIERAFVEK, encoded by the coding sequence ATGAGCAAATTCGCCCTTGAAGAGGTGCTCAGCGTCCACCACTGGAACGACACCCTGTTCAGCTTCCGTACCACCCGCGAGCGCAGCCTACGCTTCAAGAACGGCCAATTTGTGATGATCGGCCTGGAGGTGAACGGCAAGCCGCTGATGCGCGCCTACTCCATCGCCAGCCCCAACTACGAGGATCACCTGGAGTTCTTCAGCATCAAGGTGCCCGATGGCCCCCTGACGTCGCGACTGCAGCATCTCCAGGTGGGCGACCAGATCATGGTCAGCCGCAAGCCCACCGGCACCTTGGTCACCGACGACCTGCTGCCGGGGCGCAACCTCTATCTGCTCTCCACCGGCACCGGGCTCGCGCCCTTCATGAGCCTGACCCAGGACCCCGAGGTCTACGAGCGCTTCGAGAAGGTGGTGCTGGTGCATGGTGTGCGCAACGTCAGCGAGCTGGCCTATGCCGACTTCATCCAGCAGGAGCTGCCGGCCCACGAATACCTGGGCGAGGAGATCGCCGAGAAGCTGATCTACTACCCCACGGTGACCCGCGAGGAGTTTCACACCATGGGCCGCTTGACCGACCATATCCGCAGCGGCAAGCTCGCCGAGGACACCGGCCTGCCGGCCCTGGACCCCAAGCAGGATCGCGCCATGATCTGCGGCAGCCCGGCCATGCTGGAGAGCACCAGCGAACTGCTCGACGAGCTGGGCTTCAAGATCTCGCCGCGCATGGGCGAGCCCGGGGACTACGTGATCGAGCGGGCGTTCGTCGAGAAGTGA
- a CDS encoding P-II family nitrogen regulator — MKLVTAIIKPFKLDDVRESLSEIGVQGITVTEVKGFGRQKGHTELYRGAEYVVDFLPKVKLEVAVDDEMAVKVIDAITSVANTGKIGDGKIFVTPLEQVIRIRTGETGKDAV, encoded by the coding sequence ATGAAACTGGTGACCGCCATCATCAAGCCCTTCAAGCTCGACGACGTGAGAGAATCCCTCTCGGAGATCGGCGTGCAGGGTATCACCGTGACCGAGGTGAAGGGCTTCGGCCGTCAGAAGGGACATACCGAGCTCTACCGTGGTGCCGAGTATGTGGTGGACTTCCTGCCCAAGGTGAAGCTCGAGGTCGCCGTGGACGACGAGATGGCGGTGAAGGTGATCGATGCCATCACCAGTGTCGCCAATACCGGCAAGATCGGCGATGGCAAGATCTTCGTCACGCCGCTGGAGCAGGTGATCCGCATCCGTACCGGCGAGACCGGCAAGGACGCGGTCTAA